DNA sequence from the Armigeres subalbatus isolate Guangzhou_Male chromosome 1, GZ_Asu_2, whole genome shotgun sequence genome:
TCATCCACATAAcgtacactcaggaaaatcgacacatactttatggcaaaaatccatgtattttgaaatatgcatatcatgggTCGGCACATACtgaattgcatacaaattcacacatggatactatgacccacatggatagtatgtggCAAAACTCATGTAATGCATGTGGacgcatggaatatatgtgtcgaaaacattgaatccatttcgctacccccattgcaaaaatccatgtgtaaactcatgaatataatgcggagttttttgtgagtgtacatattcacatatgagtttcataacattgtaaattaacgtcttTTCACATGTTTCGTAAGacattttgttcgagcctccatgtctgttctctgttccccaaaagatattttagttacaagataaacattgtcgctgtcggtgctgtccggaacatcttttgctggcgaggtgaggggatctaaatgtcaatggaggaaaaatacatacgatttgacagttaggtaccacacatgtttcggacagcagaacaaagggaaccgaagcgacaatctttatctggtaactaaaatatcttttgtcccCCCGCCCAGCATCGAGCATCTGACACCCGACCATTTGAAAAaattctcgagcaacatatgattagggccgaaaaaccaacaatgctgaaccgataaaaatgaggttcaagttttctatgagtaatttaattcatttattgaagtAGAAGCTCATTTTTCATTGCAAAAACCATGCCAATGCCATACTtaaatggttatattataacagcagataaagattaattgaaaaactattcgaaatcttcaaaatttcagctaaaacaaaagtcgcgccgtttactcgcattaccggcaacacgtctggtttttaagccgtttgctcaaagctagtaacaccatcggatttgtttagatttgttagccagagtagttctgctatgcgatatatcaaaaacctagtaagaatatacattttgaaataacttgaagctagtttttctaaataaacaatataaagtgaacggcctaaaaaccaaagcaaacattccgcatggtagttaagggcgccaacaaaggacttaaaaaccactatggtggaaatggttcatgagacgttcactcaaaatagcaataaatgtGTTTCTTAAGAGATATTAAGTACGGAGTTTCACCTACGATAAAGAATccccaagtaaccaccaagcattaattaatGCATGTAATCGATCACAGATCAGCATATAAAGTGTTAATTGCATTAGATCGGTTTTacggatgtaaagatgcatttattcatcacctgtcaagcaacgatacactagttcagcgttacgaatgcagcgatgcattacatatgttttatttcaacatgtcaaagtaataaggcattatttcggtcgtagaagggcctttttccactttaagtcaactttaatggctgtattatttgcaagcatatatagctccatcacagagaaacagacgtctcacttagaacaaaatgcaatcaaaatcatcgtcacgaaaacattatcccccaatgctaaaatcactgtgtgtggtcaagcggcaaccagatggcggtagtgcgcaaacgtcaaacacaagcaaagtcgatggaagcgccatcggtggccgattgaccacctacataTAATTAAAttaaccgttaaaaaggtgaacgatggaacatgtactgagtgagacgtctgtttctctgtggctccatggttacttgggtcatttacaaagcaatcgtttatgctagaaaatgaaaaatcatggttttggtttataagccgtaatcatatgttacgcgagaaATATTCGATAGCCAGTTACTAAATTGAAATATAGGTGGCATTCATTTGCTTAGAATTTCTGCGCAAACAGTTTTGTTTGGTCACCCTATACTTTTCTAACCCTTTCTGCCtttctgtcaaaacgcacgacGCTGCGAGAAAAACATCTGCAACCGGCTGCCGCCCGAAGGAAACCAACGATCacaatttcacattttttattgcttttgtgAAAATCCGCGAAAATAATCATCTAAAAATTCGAATTTAAGTGCACGAATGAAAAATGTCCGACGACGACGTTATTCTGATCGAGGATTCACCACAACGGAAGTCCATTAGGTAAGTGCGCTTCAagcggaataaaaaaaaaagaatgttaTTGTCTAATACTTAGCTTTCTTTGCAGCTGCGAACACATTCCGGAACTTTTTCTGGACAAACTGGTCGCCAAAAAACACTTCAGTCAGTTCGGGCGCATTAATCGGTTCATCTTGCGACCGAAGCGGCTCTCTTGCACGGTGGAGTACGAGAACCCGGAAGCGGCGGAGGCAGCCCTAGCAAGGGGAGGACTGTTCCGTGATGTCAAATTCAACGTGTACTGGACGGACGAGGCTCCGGCATCGGTGGTGGGAAGCGTGTTGCCGTCGGTACGCGACGAGGGATTCGTGGATCCCGAGGTGCAGCAGGAGCTGGACATGATGAGCGGAGGACCGAGCAGTTTGCGGATCAGGCCCATCATGAAGCAATGTAAGTGCttccataaaataaaattcgctGATGGAATTTTACTGCCTGTTATTGCAGataaaattatgattttttctATTCTAATTTCagcaattgaatcatttattaAGAAAACGGAACGTTTTCCGGCCCCTCAACCGGTGTTGGGTCAGCCAAAGCCAATGAGGATGCCGATGATGATGGCAACGGTACCAAGAGAAGCTCTCCAGGGTTCAGGCGATCCGAAAGCGATTCAAGCGAAACTCGAGTTCGAATCATTGGCAAGAAAGCCGGCTTTGACGGCGGAGGAACGATTCCGGGTGCTGGATTCGCGCGATAAATATGTGCGGTTCACGACCGATCGGACCACGGATATTCGGAAGGCCAAAAGCAACCAGGGAACGTGTGAGGATATGTGTCCCGAGAAGGAACGTTATATGCGAGAGTGCAAGTTTCAAGTGGCATCGTACGAAGCCGGGGAAAGCTCGCAACAGATGGACCACGAGAAGGCGATCAAACAGTACTCGAGAAGTTCGGCGGATCAGGAGGCTCCGTTGGCGATCGAGTTGCGTTCGGAGAAGGGCTTGGAACTGTCGATGAGTTATTTGCTGTTGAGGATTGCGGATTTGTGCGAAGACGAGGACGAAAATTTGAGCGATTGGTTCCATTTCGTTTGGGATAGGACACGCGGCATTCGGAAGGATATTACGCAACAGGAGTTGTGTTCGGTTCGAGCGGTGCGATTGGTGGAACAATGTGCGAGATTTCATATCCATTGTGCTGCTAGGCTGGTGGCCGAGGATGCGTCTGTTTTCGACCACAAAATCAACACGGAGAACATGACTAAATGTCTGCAGTCGTTAAAGTACATGTACCATGACTTGGGGCTGAAAGGGATCCGATGCCCGAATGAAGCGGAGTTTCGGGCTTATGTGGTGCTGCTGAATTTGAACGATGGGAACTTCATGTGGGAAGTAAAGCAGTTGGACGATGCAATTTTGCATTCAAAAGAGATTCGATTTGCGATGCAAGTCTATTTTGCGGTGGAGAGTAATAACTGGGCCAGGTTCTTCCGCTTGGTTCGACAAACCACATACATGAATGCTTGCATACTGCTACGGTACTTTAATCAAATCCGGACACGTGCCTTGGAAACCATGTTGAGGGCCTACACATATCGGATACCTGCCAGCTTCTCATTGGAGCATCTGACCGATTTGTTAGCCTTCGAAGACATTGAATCTGCTGCCTCGTTTCTGGATGCGTACGGTCTTCCAGTCGACGAGTCTCTGGGGACCGTTCTTATGGATCCCAAACAATACGAGAGACCAGAAATCCCATATCAACTGGAAAGGGCTTACAATCTAGTTGAAACCAAGAAAACTTGTAGCGTCGGAGAAGCCATTTGCGGCGAACCTTTGGAAGACGAGTCAATCCTAGATGATCACCAACTCGAAAACAGTTTCACTAACTCAGGATACTTCCGAGAAGATTTGCTGCGCGCCATTCTAAAACCGATCAAGCTTCCTGAACCATTGAGCCCTGTAATGACCGACGATGACAAAGTGTTCAAAGTCCCATCGCCAACCTCTATCTCACCGAAACCCCTCTTCCCAAAACCAACATCCTCAGGAAACCTCTTCCAACCAGtccggaattcattcaaaatcgaGACCAACTCTCCGGCACCGTCGGCTCCTTCGGTCTTTTCGCAGTTCAGCCCGACAACCCTCTCTGGAATCACCCCGCTTCCGAAGCGGGTCGAACCAACACCGCTCCCAAAGCAGGCAACCGCCTTCGGATCGAATCTCTTTGGAAAAGTGGACTTCACAACTCCACAAACCAGCAACATCTTCGGCAGCTTCACCGCTGCAGAACCAACTGTCAGCTCATCGATATTCGGTGGTCAGAAAACTTTCCCTTCGTCCGATTCCACCGTACTTGCTGCCGCCCAACGTCTTCAGGAGGAAGTGGAACTAAAACGCAAGCAAGAACTAGAAGAGGAGGCCAAGCGGAAGCAACGACAGCAGGAGGAGGAATTTCGCCGGAAGAGAGAAGCAGAAGAAGAACGCATTCGACTGGAGCTGATTGCACGAAAGGAAGCGGAAATTCGTCGCTTGAAAGAGCTCGAAGAGGAAAGCAAACGCAAGCTGGAAGAGACCGTCATAAAAATGTCGGAGAAGATTTACGCCGAACTGTTGGATGATGTATGTGGGGAAGATGTGACCCACATTGCAACCTCCTGCTACAATCAACATCAACTGCTGGATAAATATCCGAAAAAGCTGCTGAACGAGCTGGAAGACGAAGTGTTGTTGGAATTCCTAAAAGCAACGATCAGAGAAGAAACACTTGTGAAGAACTGCCAGGAAAATCGTCAATTGAATGTGGTTCGAAAGTTTTTCCGTTTGTGGCGCCGTAACGTTCGGATGGTGATGGACAACCGAATGCAGATCGAGAACAGTCCCGCTTGGCTACCAGAGCGGCAATTGCAGGAACAGGCGAAGGAGTGCTATCAGCAGCATCAGGCGCTTAGTTTGGCAGACATGAGGCGCTATGTCGGAGGCATGCCAAAGGTATTTAAACTGCCTGATAGAAGGGATGATCCGGTCGACGTTTTCGACATTGttcggaagaaaatttgttCCGGGAGGAGAAAAGATCTACGAGGATTCATTCAAAACCACGTGTACTGGAAGATATCCGTTTCCATTCCGTTTAAGCAGGAGGAAGATTCCTCAGGATTTTATTTCTTCATCAGCAAGTGGTTGAAGAACCAGTTCAAAAGATCATCCGACAACGAAGGAAAATGCTTTTTCCTGGAAGCTCAGGAAAATGTGGCAATTCGCGAGCGGTTGGCAGTTTGTATTAGGCTTTTTAAAGGCCTGTCCATCCTGGACGAGTTGAATGCAAATGATGAAGAAGCTTTCGACAATTCGGACGGCCTTGTGTTTTTCCTAACATCCAATAACTTGCTGGAATCTAAGGAACGATTGCACAATCTTCTGCGAAACGCAGATTCTTGGGGGCCTCTTCCGGTTACCTTAATTGCCTACAATTACCTTCCCAATGAGGacgaatgcctggaggaacttcttgactTGGACCTCCTCCTAGAGGATGGAAAGATCAGCGACTTCGAAATAGTCTATCACCACGAAACCAACAGAAAGCCGCTGCGTCAAGCTCTTCTAGCCTCATTGAACTTCCTCGCATCTTGTTACAATCCCGACTCACCACTGGAAATGCAATCCCAAACGTCATTCATCGGAACTTGCTTGGGTGAAGAGTTGTGGCATCGCTTCCGTCTGTCTTCCCAACAGAATCCTAAACTGTACGAAACCTGCCAAGATCTCGCATTTGTCCTCGATCTGTTCAATCAAGCAATCGATCGCGTTTGTAATCTCGTTCAGCACAATCTCGCCGCATACCCGGACTTCCCTGTCGAATTCAAGCCATTCGTTTCAAAACGCCGCTTTGACATCCCGCTGGACCTGGAATACTTCCCGAAAGATTGGCGAAACCCGGAACGTCAACAAAAACTGATTCACTTCTTCACAGAGATGAAGCTGAAACCCCCAACCTTCGACCCCCACTCCGCAACAACCGTCCACGAGCTTCAATCCCACCTTCTCCCGTTCATCCGCTCGTCACTCCCTAAAAAGGACGAAAAAGCAGCTCGCCGCCTGCAGGCACTAATCACTCAAGAAATCCTCCGTTCGTTACCGCTCGGAGTTCCATTCACGCAAGCCATCCCAAACCTTAACTGGCTCCAACCCATTTCCATCCTTTCCAACGAACTTCTCCGACTGCGCTGGAGCGAAGCGCTAGCTCATCTTCCCTGTGAAATCATCTACCACAAGCAAGAATACGAAAGTTACACCCGTTCCCTGTGGTGGCTACCACAGCTGAAAACACTCAAACGACAAACCAATTCAGACGAACCGTCGGCAGCGTCTGCTGCTGGCGAGCCACAGGAAGACAATCACGACGAAACCGAACCGGACGTCGACTCGCTGGATGGTGCGGCGGGAGGACCGCTGCCGGCGGCCAAGAAGATGCGCCTCAACATCAGTCTGGCCAAGACCGATCTGGACGCGATTTTGGCCCGAGGTCAGCGCTGCCTGGCCATGGCGGACGAGAAGCTTACCCAGTGCCGGGAGTTTACCCAACAGACGAGAGATTTATCGAACAAGCTGGACGGGCGATTGTATGAACAGGAGAAGACCTTCCGCGAGAACCGGTGGACGTGGGAGACGAATTTTCGGTAGTGTTGTGGAGGTAATTTGATGGATAGACGAAAGATGACTTTCCGATGTTATATGTGCGTTCAATGAAGActtttttcaaacgatgttggAGAAGAATGTTTTATGATCCGAAACTCCTGGGAATGTAGACCGAAATCAGCTAGACGGGGTCCGTTGTGCGGCAATTATGTGAAGGTAAGCCCTCCAGTttaggggtctccagttagccttgcgtgcaaatgcgtaggattgccaatccggaaatggcgagtaagattctcggtccggtccaagaagttttcgggtgggaaatcTTTTTGACTCCTTGGGCAAAGTgttatccattgtacttgccatacaAGATAGATTCTCATGCATTGGCCATGCCTTCGATGGTGTGTTATGCCAATTAGTAGACTAGATTAACTTTCCACCTACCCGGAGCAGTGAAAATGCTTTATGATGTTTTTTATTCGTTCTGTTTATTGAAGGCTCACTCGCCGCATCCAGCTTTACTGAGCCGATAacacttcaagacaaaattttcaaaacgacttatctgcttttgtaaacaaagatacaaacgacgatttgacgaatgcGATAGCTCCCCCACGTAAACCAACACCATCTATAGGTagatgaaggattccgctacctgttgatggtgttggttgcgtgggagagctatcagattcgtcaaatcgtcgtttgaatctttgtttacaaaagcagataagtcgttttgaaaattttgtcttgacttaaTACTACTAAATCGCTTTCCATTTGTGTTccctatttttttcactttttcggcaatttcaatttgatccgtacatgtttttttttcgcttccATCGCTCTAATTCGCTTTGATCGCCGGCGTTTGTGCGTTACCTCATTATACTCGGACGATGCATAGGATGTGTTGTCTTCGATATCGGTCCACCCGACATGTGGTCGTTCTTCTGCACCGGTTTTATTAGTAGCTGGAAGCGAAGATAACTTGCCATTATTTTGTATCGGTCAGAAGTCGGCTTGACTGAAGATTTCGTCAATTAAGGATAGACGTGTGGCCACTTTTGCAATTTTGCCATTCTATTCTGCACATGTTTTATTAGGGTCTTCAATGGTTATGAACGGTATGTAATAAGAGATAAAATTATTCGCACCACCAGTACACCGTTTAAGATCCCCGGAAATCAATGCTTCCATGTTTCGTTACTTCTTCATACTTGAGCAtttctgaaaaagtttgaagacaaaagagttatctTCCATAACGAAATGAttggaagacaaatgagcttgtttctcatttttgagaaagattcctgtgtggTAGTAAATTTGGTGTTTCTTATGAAAATGCAATATCTAATTTATTTGAAAGCATCCAAGTAAAtttgatatgaacaacaactGAAAGCCATCAAAacatcaatcaaagcaatcgtggtgcTTCGCCAGCATTCAGAAACATGTagtcaaccatcacggactaAAGTGACAGTTTATCAGCAGACTttagcagcatgataatctccacaattaccatcAGCGTTCGAGAAGTATTCCCAtctcagtgttggtaaaaactcaaattctcaaatctcatccacgattcaaatcaagcgcgaggcaaACCTCACCCCATTCGAAGTTGGATATCGCTTGGTGAAGGATTgttacattcaaagttaattgcctatatgccgggtattaagccacccggagtggaaattaattactatgtctgaaacttgattatgcatatgtacaacatgtgatagatttagttcggaaaaggtattggaggtaaccgccccttcggtggggtttgatcccacgaccccagttcgcatgacaggtgctttccctactaagctacgaaggacctccgtcgtccaccgcagcttagcgggtactgatgaaaccaaattcccagcaccaggtaccagccgatctctcgcaatacattttcagaactaactctctcaaatgtatttttgtacacaatgtcaaccaagtaggatgagtatttaatattgtccggctcctacacacttgcttcatcagcaacggcgctcaatgaagtagggtagtagggaaagcacctgtcatgcgaactggggtcgtgggatcaaaccccaccgaaggggcggttaccctccaataccttttccgaactaaaatctatcacatgttgtacatatgcataatcaagaaggattcagaaaaatatattaagctcttttagtggaatgtattaaaccgtctaagacgaattaagtactgtccatttaattccactagttaattttcgtaatctttgcagatacgtatttcgaccacaactgtgtggtcgtcttcagtgtcttgtacttgactcgacttgaagaaaacaatcgcaacttacactatttatactacgctaggtacctaatctaatcttatttgcctactttatttacctatatagtaaattactttattgtttaggtagaaacttgaagagccaagagctgccatttccctgatccttattcaacagcgctgtttgtacctgtcggtggatttcaaactctcagctacatcgagtttccatggggaagagacatttcttaagattttaatatttgatgccgtaattgggtgattttccttatacacatgctctgctaccttagatctaaattcgtaatgtaatcccttatcgttttctcttttcgccttactcacttccgccatatgttccttgaaccttatatctaatggtCTTAGTGTTGttcctacatagattttttcacattgggaacaacttatcttataaacgcctgccttattcaacatttctactttatccttcgttgaacccaatagagacttgagttggttgcttctactggagaatactagatcgatgccgaatttccttagtcgagggcgtagctggttggtgatgtgtttatcatatgggaccgaaactcttttcagcggctcctctatcggtgtcagtgttgtatgtccatttcgtcgtagggtcctttccttcttgttgatgatcgctcgtatagtcctctcctggtatccgttgatcttcgctgtttccaagatgtattgtagttccttcgtttttccttcttcgctcagggtatcgtctgcatcctgtggatcatgtgatgaaatgctgccattttatgttggtacgaatggttcgatgtatatgggatgactctcatggtgttcgtgggcttcctgtagatttcgaggctcaatgttgtatttgcttccctgatgactagtagatccaagaaaggtagtttcccttctttttcctcttcgaaggtaaatttgatgtccttatgcacgttgtttatcgcttccaaaatcctgggtagatcttttcggttgatgatgctgaaaatgtcgtcgacgtatctccaccacttctggggtagtattccttgttcttgtaggttgttctccagattcgccatgaacagttcgcacaaaaacggtgatagcggatttcccatcggtgctcctttcgtctgtttatagtagttgccacgaaatgtgaagtagttctccgtcatgcatagccttgccagatttaggtacatcttcacctttcctcgccatgttgtttccgtcctttgtgttagcagccaatcctctagaagattcagagcatctttcactggaacgctagggaacaatgccgctacgtcgaatgataccattatgtcctcttcttcgatgtgtcctgattccaacagcttctgggcgaactcctgggtgttgatgactgacctgctggggaatggtttcggcatactttggaactcctttaccaaccatttggctatgttttgggtagggggacccactgatgaaactatctcTCGCATCTCCTTGCCGGGTTTATGGATTTTTGGTAGTCCTTTAATCCTAGGTAGAACCGGGTTTACTGTCCTCActcgggcttctccgatgatcgcctTACACTCCTTTATTGTTTTGTCCGTGAGTCGTATTAATCCTGGTAGCGGATCCACCCAAAACATAGCCAAATGGTTGgtaaaggagttccaaagtatgccgaaaccattccccagcaggtcagtcatcaacacccaggagttcgcccagaagctgttggaatcaggacacatcgaagaagaggacataatggtatcattcgacgtagcggcattgttccctagcgttccagtgaaagatgctctgaatcttctagaggattggctgctaacacaaaggacggaaacaacatggcgaggaaaggtgaagatgtacctaaatctggcaaggctatgcatgacggagaactacttcacatttcgtggcaactactataaacagacgaaaggagcaccgatgggaaatccgctatcaccgtttttgtgcgaactgttcatggcgaatctggagaacaacctacaagaacaaggaatactaccccagaagtggtggagatacgtcgacgacattttcagcatcatcaaccgaaaagatctacccaggattttggaagcgataaacaacgtgcataaggacatcaaatttaccttcgaagaggaaaaagaactacctttcttggatctactagtcctcagggaagcaaatacaacattgagcctcgaaatctacaggaagcccacgaacaccatgagagtcatcccatatacatcgaaccattcgtaccaacataaaatggcagcatttcatcacatgatccacaggatgcagacgatacccctgagcgaagaaggaaaaacgaaggaactacaatacatcttggaaacagcgaagatcaacggataccaggagaggactatacgagcgatcatcaacaagaaggaaaggaccctcCGACGAAATGGCCAtacaacactgacaccgataGAGGCGCCGCTGAtaagagtttcggtcccatatgataaacacatcaccaaccagctacgccctcgactaaggaaattcggcatcgatctagtattctccagtagaagcaaccaactcaagtctctattgggttcaacgaaggataaagtagaaatgttgaataaggcaggcgtttataagataagttgttcccaatgtgaaaaaatctatgtagggcaaacaaaagatcattagatataaggttcaaggaacatatggcggaagtgagtaaggcgaaaagagaaaacgataaggaattacattacgaatttagatctaaggtagcagagcatgtgtataaggaaaatcacccaattacggcatcaaatattaaaatcttaagaaatgtctcttccccatggaaactcgatgtagctgagagtttggaaatccaccgacaggtacaaacagcgctgttgaataaggatcagggaaatggcagctcttggctcttcaagtttctacctaaacaataaagtaatttactatataggtaaataaagtaggcaaataagattagattaggtacctagcgtagtataaatagtgtaagttgcgattgttttcttcaagtcgagtcaagtacaagacactgaagacgaccacacagttgtggtcgaaatacgtatctgcaaagattacgaaaattaactagtggaattaaatggacagtacttaattcgtcttagacggttcaagAAGGATTGTTGTTACGCGATCGTCTCGAAAATAATTTCATACAGAAGTGGAAGTGATTCCTAACGGAGTGATAACAGTGCATACAAAAACGATTTGGTAGTGAACGTAGAGAATAGCAACTGATAGGAAATACGCTAGATTGGTAGCAAAAATTGATTAACCGGTGGAAGAGACGCCATATTGATTTCAATAGGAGAGAAAAAGTGTGAAGAAGAGAGAGGGAGAGAAGAGGGAAGCAATGATGGGGTCGAAAGATCCACCTGATCCGTCAATAAATGATGGGTTACGAAGTTGGTATTTGGATGCAATCAACGATGGAACAAGAGGACAATTCACGGGAATGAACGACAGGAATGGAGCTGAAGCCACTGCACGAGAAAACTTCACCTACACATGCAAAGACAGTCCGCCGTACAGGGTTTACATGGAGCTGAAGGACAAGGCCAGCAAGATCAACAAGTACACCGTGGGTTTGATGatttgaaaacatgaaaaattcaacaaataCGTGACAGACATGAAATACACTGGCGCACGAAGAATTATGGTCTACCTGAGCAACTTTGAGAAGGCAAATCAAATGGTCGAAGCGCTCAACGCAGTAGATTCGCCCTATCGAGCCTATGTGCCGAAACATTTGGTGGCGATAACAGGAGTCAtctcaggaattcctgaggagatTACAGACGACGACATACTCGATGGCATCGATTGCGACGTACAAGTTCTAGGAGTCAGACGACTAACACGAACGGCAGAAAAAATACCTACAACGAGAGTCAGTGTCTCATTTCGAGCCAATCAGCTACCAGATTCAGTTCGACTCTTTTGCTGCAAAAGCGCAGTTCGGCCTTTCTACCAAAGGGTTATCGTTTGCGGGAAGTGCTTGAGATTTAATCATCGAGAGAGTAACTGCAAAGGTCGTCGGCGGTGTGAGAATTGCACTGAGCAACACGACACAAGTGAGGAATATGTACAGTGCAAGAATAAGACCAAATGCGCCAACTGCAACTCAT
Encoded proteins:
- the LOC134205791 gene encoding protein xmas, with the translated sequence MSDDDVILIEDSPQRKSISCEHIPELFLDKLVAKKHFSQFGRINRFILRPKRLSCTVEYENPEAAEAALARGGLFRDVKFNVYWTDEAPASVVGSVLPSVRDEGFVDPEVQQELDMMSGGPSSLRIRPIMKQSIESFIKKTERFPAPQPVLGQPKPMRMPMMMATVPREALQGSGDPKAIQAKLEFESLARKPALTAEERFRVLDSRDKYVRFTTDRTTDIRKAKSNQGTCEDMCPEKERYMRECKFQVASYEAGESSQQMDHEKAIKQYSRSSADQEAPLAIELRSEKGLELSMSYLLLRIADLCEDEDENLSDWFHFVWDRTRGIRKDITQQELCSVRAVRLVEQCARFHIHCAARLVAEDASVFDHKINTENMTKCLQSLKYMYHDLGLKGIRCPNEAEFRAYVVLLNLNDGNFMWEVKQLDDAILHSKEIRFAMQVYFAVESNNWARFFRLVRQTTYMNACILLRYFNQIRTRALETMLRAYTYRIPASFSLEHLTDLLAFEDIESAASFLDAYGLPVDESLGTVLMDPKQYERPEIPYQLERAYNLVETKKTCSVGEAICGEPLEDESILDDHQLENSFTNSGYFREDLLRAILKPIKLPEPLSPVMTDDDKVFKVPSPTSISPKPLFPKPTSSGNLFQPVRNSFKIETNSPAPSAPSVFSQFSPTTLSGITPLPKRVEPTPLPKQATAFGSNLFGKVDFTTPQTSNIFGSFTAAEPTVSSSIFGGQKTFPSSDSTVLAAAQRLQEEVELKRKQELEEEAKRKQRQQEEEFRRKREAEEERIRLELIARKEAEIRRLKELEEESKRKLEETVIKMSEKIYAELLDDVCGEDVTHIATSCYNQHQLLDKYPKKLLNELEDEVLLEFLKATIREETLVKNCQENRQLNVVRKFFRLWRRNVRMVMDNRMQIENSPAWLPERQLQEQAKECYQQHQALSLADMRRYVGGMPKVFKLPDRRDDPVDVFDIVRKKICSGRRKDLRGFIQNHVYWKISVSIPFKQEEDSSGFYFFISKWLKNQFKRSSDNEGKCFFLEAQENVAIRERLAVCIRLFKGLSILDELNANDEEAFDNSDGLVFFLTSNNLLESKERLHNLLRNADSWGPLPVTLIAYNYLPNEDECLEELLDLDLLLEDGKISDFEIVYHHETNRKPLRQALLASLNFLASCYNPDSPLEMQSQTSFIGTCLGEELWHRFRLSSQQNPKLYETCQDLAFVLDLFNQAIDRVCNLVQHNLAAYPDFPVEFKPFVSKRRFDIPLDLEYFPKDWRNPERQQKLIHFFTEMKLKPPTFDPHSATTVHELQSHLLPFIRSSLPKKDEKAARRLQALITQEILRSLPLGVPFTQAIPNLNWLQPISILSNELLRLRWSEALAHLPCEIIYHKQEYESYTRSLWWLPQLKTLKRQTNSDEPSAASAAGEPQEDNHDETEPDVDSLDGAAGGPLPAAKKMRLNISLAKTDLDAILARGQRCLAMADEKLTQCREFTQQTRDLSNKLDGRLYEQEKTFRENRWTWETNFR